From a region of the Lactuca sativa cultivar Salinas chromosome 4, Lsat_Salinas_v11, whole genome shotgun sequence genome:
- the LOC122197459 gene encoding uncharacterized protein LOC122197459, with protein MRKRLNLNETIDKVQYQQFKKERDYWKVVLLRIIAVVKFLAKHNLAFRGSNEKLYKKGNENFLGVIEMLEEFDPVIKEHVRRITSDGLHVHYLGHTIQNELILLIAQEIKKELIKRIKEAKYYSIILDCTPDSSHQEQMTIIVMHLKLYNVVTVEESFLGFLNVDDTTGKGLFDITFKELKSLGLEIDDMRGQG; from the exons ATGCGTAAAAGATTGAACTTGAACGAAACAATTGATAAAGTTCAGTACCAACAATTCAAGAAAGAAAGAGATTACTGGAAAGTAGTCCTTTTGAGAATCATTGCAGTAGTGAAGTTTCTTGCTAAACATAATTTAGCATTTCGTGGATCCAATGAAAAGTTGTATAAAAAAG GTAATGAGAATTTTTTGGGTGTCATTGAAATGTTGGAAGAGTTTGACCCGGTTATCAAAGAGCATGTACGGCGGATCACAAGTGACGGGCTTCATGTGCATTATCTTGGCCACACGATCCAAAATGAACTAATACTTTTGATAGCTCAAGAAATTAAAAAAGAACTTATCAAGAGGATAAAGGAAGCAAAGTACTACTCAATTATACTGGATTGTACTCCCGATTCAAGTCACCAAGAACAGATGACTATAATAGTGATGCATTTAAAGTTATATAATGTTGTTACTGTTGAAGAGTCATTTTTAGGTTTTTTGAATGTTGATGATACCACTGGAAAAGGATTATTTGATATTACATTTAAGGAGTTAAAGTCTCTTGGTCTTGAAATTGATGATATGCGTGGTCAAGGctag
- the LOC111914755 gene encoding F-box/FBD/LRR-repeat protein At4g26340-like has translation MSWRSKNEDRLSSLPEEILSHILSLMPTSFAVRTSLLSKRWKYCWRLITNLDLNDYYLGFDFKCFSKYVDQVLEHCKASQLKSFKLGLFRTSVQKSDVAKWINEAIRLNVSEVDIQVRKFGLPLSLFTCKTLTKLRLVGSFDDSDVFNGESPVVMLPGLQTLDLNVSRISCVNLFRFIHGCPVLESLSLEILWPDDEVDYNFNIPTLKRLELRMSSLYTSKVVLNVPNLEYLFAGGYICPDFVMEDLSSLVEATVFFNGGLTDYRQKVELLKGLSGVKSLSLFTSTLNEFVHSHLPKFLNLKHLDLKDSYFKSPWILVTQILESSPELEHLCFEEPEDNGWIEPESVPTCMLSHLRTMKITKCQGRKCDIQFLEYILGNSEVLKTITIICGSMRMKDEMEMCARLLKFPRASRFCEIHFFGKWLNSSTG, from the exons atgagTTGGAGAAGTAAGAATGAAGATAGGCTTAGCTCTTTGCCTGAAGAGATTCTTTCACATATACTCTCTTTAATGCCTACAAGTTTTGCTGTGCGAACTAGCCTTTTATCCAAAAGATGGAAATACTGTTGGAGGTTGATCACAAACCTTGACTTGAACGATTATTACCTTGGGTTTGATTTCAAATGCTTCTCAAAATATGTGGATCAGGTATTGGAGCATTGCAAAGCATCACAACTTAAATCATTCAAGTTAGGTCTTTTTCGTACTTCAGTGCAAAAGTCAGATGTTGCAAAGTGGATTAATGAGGCAATTAGGTTAAATGTTAGTGAGGTTGACATACAAGTTAGGAAATTTGGTTTGCCTCTCAGCCTGTTTACTTGCAAGACACTTACAAAATTAAGATTAGTTGGGAGTTTTGATGATTCAGATGTTTTTAATGGTGAGTCTCCAGTTGTGATGCTTCCTGGTTTGCAAACTCTTGATCTCAATGTTTCTAGGATATCTTGTGTCAACTTATTCAGATTCATCCATGGCTGCCCAGTACTTGAAAGCTTATCTCTGGAGATATTATGGCCTGATGATGAAGTAGACTACAATTTCAACATCCCTACTTTGAAGCGATTGGAATTAAGAATGAGTAGTTTATATACCAGCAAAGTTGTTTTAAATGTCCCTAATCTTGAATACCTTTTTGCTGGTGGGTACATCTGCCCAGATTTTGTGATGGAAGATTTGTCGTCTTTGGTTGAGGCAACTGTTTTTTTTAATGGTGGTTTAACAGATTATCGTCAGAAGGTTGAGCTTCTAAAAGGATTAAGTGGAGTTAAATCACTTTCTTTGTTCACTTCAACTCTTAAT gaatttgtACATTCACATTTGCCCAAGTTTCTCAATTTGAAGCATTTGGATTTGAAGGATTCTTATTTCAAATCTCCATGGATCTTAGTTACTCAAATTCTTGAAAGCTCTCCTGAGTTGGAGCATTTATGTTTTGAGGAG CCGGAAGATAATGGCTGGATTGAGCCTGAGTCAGTTCCCACTTGTATGCTTTCACACCTTAGAACCATGAAAATTACAAAGTGCCAGGGGCGAAAGTGTGATATACAGTTCCTTGAATACATATTGGGGAATTCAGAGGTTTTGAAGACAATAACAATCATATGTGGAAGTATGCGCATGAAGGATGAAATGGAAATGTGTGCACGCTTATTAAAGTTTCCAAGAGCTTCTAGGTTTTGTGAGATTCATTTTTTTGGGAAATGGCTTAATTCTTCTACGGGGTAA